From uncultured Desulfobacter sp.:
CTATGGGGGTTCCATAACCGTAGAATATTTGCTGCTTGTCCGCAGAAAGAGTCGGATTGCAGATATTAAAGATCTTAGAGGGTGCGTTTTAAGGTTTCCAACAAATGCGAGAAATTCCCTGTCAACCATCTGGCTGGATGTTAAACTGGCAGAGGCAGGATTACCGACAACAGAACATTTTTTCGACCAAATGGTTTCAACCAACAAAATTAATACTGCCGTTCTTCCTGTTTTTTTCGGCAAGGCGGATGCCTGCCTGGTGACCCGGAAAGGGTTTGACACCATGGTGGAACTTAATCCTCAGATTTCGCATCAGCTTCGAATTTTGGCGGCTTCCAAAGGGTACATACCCGGTTTTCTTGGGTTTAGCAAAAGTTATAAATCCCGAACCAAAAGTGCTATTGAAAACAATATTAGGAAATGGGACCAAACAGCAGCCGGTTTTCAGTTCCTTATCATGTTTCAAATGGATGATTTTGTGTTTCAACCCTTTGACGTCCTTGGGCCTACAATGGAACTGATCAAAAAACACCGGCGTCTGTCTGGTTCTGATACAGGAACATCTCTGCCGGAATCCAAGGCAAAGTCAGAGAATTTTTAGATAAATTGATAGCATATTTTGTAAACAGGCTTTTTTTATTGAAAGATGATCATGCCATCTGTGACCCGGTAAAATCGGGTAACGCTAAAGGGGCAGACAATTGACCGTAATAAAGAAC
This genomic window contains:
- a CDS encoding PhnD/SsuA/transferrin family substrate-binding protein; the encoded protein is MKKKHSITFVPFRRWIIFLLAAAVCLPAGPVQSTETIHVGFSRSIVGEINENDTMAAVKLWSTKLMLTDDISANVQPKIYDDVSEIETDLKERVLDLINLNASEFFDLQHLLDHEQFIIADYGGSITVEYLLLVRRKSRIADIKDLRGCVLRFPTNARNSLSTIWLDVKLAEAGLPTTEHFFDQMVSTNKINTAVLPVFFGKADACLVTRKGFDTMVELNPQISHQLRILAASKGYIPGFLGFSKSYKSRTKSAIENNIRKWDQTAAGFQFLIMFQMDDFVFQPFDVLGPTMELIKKHRRLSGSDTGTSLPESKAKSENF